From the genome of Candidatus Electrothrix communis, one region includes:
- a CDS encoding DUF2335 domain-containing protein has translation MRSEELSYQEENAQLVARRASAFSGPLPPPEILKEYNEVAPGLAERIVAMAEKEADHRHTIDHKALDADISEQNKMFSEARLGQLCGLIIGLAAITAGAYTAISGAQWPGGIIGGGGVIGLVSVFIYGRKQPANTPAPPTPSDSQKI, from the coding sequence GTGAGGTCAGAAGAATTATCGTATCAAGAAGAAAATGCTCAACTTGTCGCGCGTAGAGCGTCGGCGTTCAGCGGACCTCTTCCTCCTCCGGAAATATTAAAAGAGTACAACGAAGTAGCTCCTGGACTCGCCGAACGAATTGTAGCAATGGCGGAAAAGGAAGCCGACCATCGTCATACAATTGACCATAAAGCATTGGATGCCGATATTTCAGAGCAGAACAAAATGTTTTCAGAGGCCCGCCTGGGACAACTCTGCGGTTTGATTATCGGATTGGCTGCAATTACCGCAGGGGCGTATACCGCAATCAGCGGAGCGCAATGGCCGGGCGGAATAATCGGCGGTGGCGGTGTAATCGGTCTTGTCTCCGTATTTATATACGGAAGAAAACAGCCAGCAAATACCCCTGCACCGCCAACTCCCTCCGATTCGCAAAAAATATAG